A stretch of the Paramormyrops kingsleyae isolate MSU_618 chromosome 16, PKINGS_0.4, whole genome shotgun sequence genome encodes the following:
- the LOC111849084 gene encoding ankyrin repeat domain-containing protein SOWAHA-like encodes MATQCTQESVLQFLIERGGRVKNVELIDRFKSVFPSDPAQRALAKEAFKAYVDNVAFVKAESGAKYVCLRKKYAASVKRTAEGADGQRNGNDGSQSTGFHQPNPTSSSAVPEMPNGTKCGADSGNGQSIKETPMASIDSPGSVDETSPSKSTAHVIQWVSSPEENGLMKSVSEVNRDTVGARPGESLHGSEHFTSDIHVTVSDSPALSMDTNMKGLKLDTSSSSSSSSDSGTLSNIPACESEDNASKGGALCMDGPPSDALCVPEGGQGENKECKGVPPPQSMSKWQATREFQQNQLLKDTLGDGADERVPDSADDGNTPKTSRRTFIELMMSSSPQVRRSLALRNSGNLPVRHRDAFSVRSDSDSASIDEDSGSAMLDPLEHQWMMCASDGQWDSLSRLLTCEPTLVVKKDFVTGFTCLHWAAKQGKQELLALLVNFAKQHDIPVNINARSSAGYTPLHLAAMHNHIEVVKLLVGAYDANVEARDYSGRKAAHYLGSCVSDDVRDIIGACADSDCESPETVAGRWRFSKVLQTNFKLLNHPEEDTCDSGGFVKPKPLIRKPSVGKMKPRLHKIKYKTQIVHSTSFRESEEGDNESTSPLKSRPKSNLFG; translated from the coding sequence ATGGCGACTCAATGCACCCAGGAATCTGTTTTGCAGTTTTTGATAGAAAGGGGCGGGAGGGTGAAAAACGTGGAGCTGATCGATCGATTCAAATCCGTGTTCCCCAGCGATCCAGCGCAGAGGGCGCTGGCCAAGGAGGCATTTAAAGCCTACGTGGATAATGTTGCTTTCGTTAAAGCTGAAAGTGGGGCGAAGTACGTTTGCCTGAGAAAAAAATACGCGGCCTCGGTGAAGCGCACCGCTGAAGGAGCAGATGGACAGCGCAATGGGAATGATGGTTCCCAGTCGACTGGATTCCATCAGCCTAATCCCACGTCCAGTTCCGCGGTCCCGGAGATGCCGAATGGAACGAAGTGCGGAGCTGACTCTGGCAACGGACAGTCGATTAAAGAAACACCCATGGCTTCGATAGACAGTCCGGGATCTGTAGATGAGACTTCACCGTCGAAGAGTACTGCACATGTAATTCAGTGGGTCAGCAGCCCTGAGGAGAATGGATTGATGAAATCAGTAAGTGAAGTTAACAGGGACACAGTGGGGGCAAGGCCTGGGGAAAGCTTGCATGGAAGTGAGCATTTTACTTCTGACATACATGTAACAGTGAGTGATTCACCTGCTTTATCCATGGACACCAATATGAAAGGCTTAAAACTCgacacatcatcatcatcatcatcatcatcagataGCGGTACACTGTCAAATATACCTGCCTGCGAGTCTGAGGATAACGCATCTAAAGGAGGAGCACTTTGCATGGACGGACCACCCTCAGATGCCCTGTGCGTGCCTGAAGGTGGACAGGGGGAGAACAAGGAGTGCAAAGGTGTGCCACCACCACAATCCATGAGCAAATGGCAAGCCACCCGAGAGTTTCAGCAGAACCAGTTGTTAAAGGATACCTTGGGTGATGGGGCAGATGAAAGGGTCCCAGACTCTGCCGATGACGGCAACACACCCAAAACCAGCCGGAGGACCTTCATAGAGCTCATGATGAGCAGTTCTCCCCAGGTACGTCGCAGCCTGGCGCTCAGAAATTCTGGGAACCTCCCGGTCAGGCACAGGGATGCTTTTTCTGTGAGGAGTGACAGCGACTCTGCCTCCATTGACGAGGACAGTGGCAGCGCGATGTTGGATCCCTTGGAGCACCAATGGATGATGTGCGCATCTGATGGGCAGTGGGACAGCCTGAGCCGCCTCCTGACCTGCGAGCCGACCCTGGTGGTGAAGAAGGACTTCGTAACCGGCTTCACTTGTCTGCACTGGGCCGCTAAGCAGGGCAAACAGGAGCTGCTAGCGTTGCTGGTGAACTTTGCGAAACAGCACGACATTCCTGTGAACATCAATGCTCGCTCCAGCGCTGGTTATACCCCCCTGCACCTGGCCGCTATGCACAACCACATAGAGGTGGTGAAGCTACTGGTGGGAGCTTACGATGCCAATGTGGAAGCCAGGGACTATAGCGGCAGAAAGGCAGCCCACTATCTGGGCAGCTGTGTGTCCGATGACGTCCGTGACATCATCGGGGCGTGTGCCGACTCCGACTGCGAGAGCCCTGAGACTGTAGCCGGTAGGTGGAGGTTCTCCAAAGTTCTCCAGACCAACTTCAAGCTTCTGAATCACCCAGAGGAAGACACGTGTGACTCTGGGGGCTTTGTGAAGCCTAAGCCTCTCATCCGGAAGCCTTCTGTCGGCAAAATGAAACCCAGGCTACATAAAATCAAGTACAAGACGCAAATAGTCCACAGCACTTCCTTCAGAGAGTCTGAGGAAGGAGATAACGAGTCTACAAGCCCCCTGAAGTCAAGACCAAAATCAAACCTCTTTGGTTGA